One window from the genome of Oryctolagus cuniculus chromosome 1, mOryCun1.1, whole genome shotgun sequence encodes:
- the SURF6 gene encoding surfeit locus protein 6 isoform X2, with protein MTSLLAKDAYLQGLAKKICAQPGPEPQKRKAAGKARGSEAAGPPRKKRRKAPKRPRGPQETQRRAQAASGPRASAAAPEREASGSTGAAAGGPAAEPDSVFALDVLRQRLREKIREARGQGGAEEPSAATLEKRRRRKQERERKKRKRRELRARAEAKEAGEAEAAAAPAPEAARKEPPEPPGLIFNKVEVSEEEPASKAQRRKARRQQVKGKLTPLTGRNYRQLLERLQARRGRLEELRARDEGSARQLEARMQWTNLLYKAEGVRIRDDEGLLRAALQRKEKRRAQRQRRWEKRSARVVQQMQQRQDKRRQNLRQKKAARAERRLQRARKKGRVLPQDLARAGLA; from the exons ATGACGTCCCTGCTCGCCAAGGACGCctacctccagggcctggccaagAAGATTTGCGCGCAGCCCGGCCCCGAGCCGCAGAAGCGCAAAGCGG CGGGCAAAGCTCGAGGCTCGGAAGCTGCTGGGCCGccgaggaagaagaggaggaaggcgCCCAAGAGGCCGCGCGGCCCGCAGGAGACGCAGCGCCGGGCGCAGGCCGCCTCCGGGCCCCGCGCGTCGGCGGCTGCCCCGGAGCGCGAGGCCTCCGGCTCCACGGGGGCCGCCGCAG GTGGCCCGGCCGCCGAGCCTGACTCCGTGTTTGCGCTGGACGTCCTGCGGCAGCGGCTGCGCGAGAAGATCCGGGAGGCCCGGGGCCAG GGCGGGGCCGAGGAGCCGTCAGCCGCCACCTTGGAGAAGCGGCGGCGCAGGAAGCAGGAGCGGGAGCGGAAGAAGAGGAAGCGCAGGGAGCTGCGTGCCCGGGCGGAGGCCAAGGAGGCCGGGGAGGCCGAGGCCGCGGCTGCGCCGGCCCCAGAGGCTGCCCGCAAGGAGCCCCCCGAGCCGCCGGGGCTGATCTTCAATAAG gtggaggtgAGTGAGGAGGAGCCGGCCAGCAAGGCCCAGCGCAGGAAGgcgaggaggcagcaggtgaaggggaAGCTGACGCCGCTCACGGGCAGGAACTACCGGCAGCTGCTGGAGCGCCTGCAGGCGCGGCGGGGCCGGCTGGAGGAGCTGCGCGCGCGGGACGAGGGCAGCGCCCGGCAGCTGGAGGCCAGGATGCAGTGGACCAACCTGCTGTACAAGGCGGAGGGCGTGAGGATCCGGGACGACGAGGGCCTGCTGCGGGCGGCCCTGCAGCGCAAGGAGAAGCGGCGGGCCCAGCGCCAGCGCCGCTGGGAGAAGCGCTCGGCCCGCGTGGTGCAGCAGATGCAGCAGCGGCAGGACAAGCGCCGGCAGAACCTGCGCCAGAAGAAGGCGGCCAGGGCCGAGCGGCGCCTGCAGAGGGCCCGCAAGAAGGGCCGCGTGCTGCCCCAGGAC CTGGCGCGGGCCGGCCTGGCCTGA
- the SURF6 gene encoding surfeit locus protein 6 isoform X1, which produces MTSLLAKDAYLQGLAKKICAQPGPEPQKRKAAGKARGSEAAGPPRKKRRKAPKRPRGPQETQRRAQAASGPRASAAAPEREASGSTGAAAGGPAAEPDSVFALDVLRQRLREKIREARGQGGAEEPSAATLEKRRRRKQERERKKRKRRELRARAEAKEAGEAEAAAAPAPEAARKEPPEPPGLIFNKVEVSEEEPASKAQRRKARRQQVKGKLTPLTGRNYRQLLERLQARRGRLEELRARDEGSARQLEARMQWTNLLYKAEGVRIRDDEGLLRAALQRKEKRRAQRQRRWEKRSARVVQQMQQRQDKRRQNLRQKKAARAERRLQRARKKGRVLPQDLARAGLA; this is translated from the exons ATGACGTCCCTGCTCGCCAAGGACGCctacctccagggcctggccaagAAGATTTGCGCGCAGCCCGGCCCCGAGCCGCAGAAGCGCAAAGCGG CGGGCAAAGCTCGAGGCTCGGAAGCTGCTGGGCCGccgaggaagaagaggaggaaggcgCCCAAGAGGCCGCGCGGCCCGCAGGAGACGCAGCGCCGGGCGCAGGCCGCCTCCGGGCCCCGCGCGTCGGCGGCTGCCCCGGAGCGCGAGGCCTCCGGCTCCACGGGGGCCGCCGCAG GTGGCCCGGCCGCCGAGCCTGACTCCGTGTTTGCGCTGGACGTCCTGCGGCAGCGGCTGCGCGAGAAGATCCGGGAGGCCCGGGGCCAG GGCGGGGCCGAGGAGCCGTCAGCCGCCACCTTGGAGAAGCGGCGGCGCAGGAAGCAGGAGCGGGAGCGGAAGAAGAGGAAGCGCAGGGAGCTGCGTGCCCGGGCGGAGGCCAAGGAGGCCGGGGAGGCCGAGGCCGCGGCTGCGCCGGCCCCAGAGGCTGCCCGCAAGGAGCCCCCCGAGCCGCCGGGGCTGATCTTCAATAAG gtggaggtgAGTGAGGAGGAGCCGGCCAGCAAGGCCCAGCGCAGGAAGgcgaggaggcagcaggtgaaggggaAGCTGACGCCGCTCACGGGCAGGAACTACCGGCAGCTGCTGGAGCGCCTGCAGGCGCGGCGGGGCCGGCTGGAGGAGCTGCGCGCGCGGGACGAGGGCAGCGCCCGGCAGCTGGAGGCCAGGATGCAGTGGACCAACCTGCTGTACAAGGCGGAGGGCGTGAGGATCCGGGACGACGAGGGCCTGCTGCGGGCGGCCCTGCAGCGCAAGGAGAAGCGGCGGGCCCAGCGCCAGCGCCGCTGGGAGAAGCGCTCGGCCCGCGTGGTGCAGCAGATGCAGCAGCGGCAGGACAAGCGCCGGCAGAACCTGCGCCAGAAGAAGGCGGCCAGGGCCGAGCGGCGCCTGCAGAGGGCCCGCAAGAAGGGCCGCGTGCTGCCCCAGGACCTGGCGCGGGCCGGCCTGGCCTGA